A stretch of Desulfobacter hydrogenophilus DNA encodes these proteins:
- a CDS encoding IS1634 family transposase, producing MADNVNNNVETKPIGFAPILQHYFHKCCIADIIDQNVPLDARRKMLTHGQASIAMITAILFQVMSLYKVCKFARESNVLDVIFPDISPDEYFDDRLGDTLDAIHKFGIGNLELLITRHIIEAFEIQTEICHNDTTCAQVYGENNKNRSEQSIKISYGYSKQYRKDLKQLVWSMTASSDSSFPLFQQTYSGNTADVETYVEQWHHLIDLLGKKNFLFAGDSKVATHGNMAHINDHGGYFLSPLPMYASYQEALFKALDKHDHETLIPYKDQMNRGFEVPLTFEHENKSYTFRMIILFDQGLFYRRKKSLLERITKTQVAFDELAQKINAYKLKTKDSIEQACQAILKKHKTQAFFDFVVHNDPVVTYKNARPGRPAKNAEKIAVYQDHFSIELNYNESACTKAQYQIGYYPLVTNKPASDFSIEDAMLAHKNQYKVEHLYKRSKSGYNLEPIYLQTPDRIEAYLFLFKIALQILVLMERTARIKIAERDKGLDNFMPNKRDVRNPKTENMLAMFEFVVCGVILLHDGSRQYFVSKLTETQKDILSILDVPEECYTHQYLFDTS from the coding sequence ATGGCGGATAACGTCAATAATAATGTCGAGACAAAGCCGATTGGTTTTGCCCCGATTTTGCAGCATTATTTTCACAAATGTTGCATCGCTGATATTATTGACCAGAACGTCCCTCTTGATGCAAGACGTAAAATGCTCACTCATGGGCAGGCAAGTATAGCAATGATCACCGCCATTCTTTTTCAGGTTATGTCTCTTTACAAGGTTTGCAAGTTTGCCAGGGAATCAAATGTCCTGGATGTTATTTTCCCTGACATAAGTCCGGATGAATATTTTGACGATAGGCTGGGTGATACCTTAGACGCTATTCACAAATTCGGCATTGGTAATCTGGAACTGCTGATTACCCGACATATAATTGAAGCCTTTGAGATTCAGACAGAAATCTGTCATAACGATACGACCTGTGCGCAAGTTTACGGCGAGAATAATAAAAATAGATCCGAACAGAGCATCAAGATCTCATACGGATACAGCAAACAATACCGCAAAGACCTGAAACAATTGGTATGGTCCATGACAGCCAGTTCTGACAGTAGCTTTCCCTTATTCCAACAAACATATAGTGGCAACACCGCCGATGTGGAAACCTATGTGGAACAGTGGCACCATTTGATTGACCTGCTGGGAAAGAAAAATTTTTTATTTGCCGGCGATTCCAAGGTGGCTACACACGGGAATATGGCGCACATAAATGATCACGGAGGATATTTTTTAAGTCCTCTGCCCATGTACGCCTCCTATCAAGAAGCTCTTTTCAAAGCACTGGATAAGCACGATCACGAGACCCTGATTCCTTACAAAGATCAAATGAATCGGGGGTTTGAGGTGCCTCTGACTTTTGAGCACGAGAACAAAAGTTATACCTTCAGAATGATCATCCTTTTCGATCAGGGCTTGTTTTACCGCCGTAAAAAATCTCTTCTGGAACGAATCACTAAAACCCAAGTCGCATTTGATGAACTCGCCCAAAAAATAAATGCATATAAATTAAAGACGAAGGACAGCATTGAGCAGGCTTGTCAGGCCATACTAAAAAAACATAAGACACAGGCGTTTTTTGATTTTGTTGTCCACAACGATCCAGTGGTCACGTATAAAAATGCACGGCCCGGTCGACCAGCCAAAAATGCAGAAAAAATTGCGGTCTATCAAGATCACTTCTCTATAGAACTCAATTATAATGAGTCCGCCTGTACCAAGGCGCAATATCAAATCGGCTATTATCCACTCGTCACCAACAAGCCGGCTTCTGATTTTTCAATAGAAGATGCGATGCTGGCTCATAAAAATCAGTACAAGGTGGAGCATCTTTATAAACGGTCAAAGTCAGGTTACAATCTCGAACCGATTTATCTGCAAACGCCTGATAGAATAGAAGCTTATCTTTTCCTTTTCAAAATAGCACTTCAAATTTTGGTCCTTATGGAAAGAACGGCCAGAATAAAAATTGCCGAACGGGATAAAGGTTTGGATAATTTCATGCCCAATAAAAGGGATGTGCGTAACCCTAAAACAGAAAACATGTTGGCAATGTTTGAATTTGTCGTATGTGGCGTAATACTGCTTCATGATGGAAGCCGGCAATATTTTGTCTCCAAGCTGACCGAGACACAAAAAGATATTTTATCGATTCTGGATGTGCCGGAAGAATGCTACACTCACCAGTATTTGTTTGATACTTCATAA
- the nhaB gene encoding sodium/proton antiporter NhaB, producing MLNAFVKNFLGNAPIWYKLAIIVFLIINPILLIVSGPFITGWVLIGEFIFTLAMALKCYPLPSGGLLAIEAIIMGLAKPETVYHEALANFEVILLLMFMVAGIYFMKEFLQFTFTRILVRVQSKVIISLLFCFAGAFLSAFLDALTVTAVIIAVAFGFYNVYHRYASGKDSTCEHDLTDDNSCQLAKRDDLVQFRAFLRNLMMHGAVGTALGGVCTLVGEPQNLLIGHIMGWHFVEFFLEVAPVSIPVLIIGLGTCYGLERTHWFGYGVEMPGNIRSHLLETAVKMEEKRGTKGKARLIMQAIGGIWLILALAFHLAAVGLIGLSVIIFLTSFNGITDEHQFGDAFTEALPFTALLVVFFSIVAVIHEQHLFHPIMHFVLSLHGHLQLGAYYIANGLLSAISDNVFVATVYITETKMHFVQVLGQIPNIGMTGQELMAKLTDPELVRADVLASLPGEAALKAREVIKHFDHLAVAINTGTNIPSVATPNGQAAFLFLLTSALAPVIRLSYGRMVWLALPYTITMSITGLAACYLFL from the coding sequence ATGCTCAACGCCTTTGTAAAAAATTTTTTAGGGAATGCACCCATATGGTACAAGCTTGCTATCATAGTGTTCCTAATTATCAACCCCATTCTCCTTATTGTTTCCGGCCCTTTTATCACAGGCTGGGTGCTCATTGGGGAATTTATTTTCACCCTGGCCATGGCACTGAAATGCTATCCGTTGCCTTCGGGTGGCCTTTTGGCCATTGAAGCCATTATCATGGGCTTGGCCAAGCCGGAAACCGTTTACCATGAAGCACTGGCCAATTTTGAGGTTATCCTTCTTTTGATGTTTATGGTTGCAGGCATCTATTTCATGAAGGAATTTTTGCAGTTCACCTTCACCAGGATACTTGTGCGGGTGCAGTCTAAAGTTATTATTTCTTTGCTTTTTTGTTTTGCCGGCGCTTTTCTGTCCGCTTTCCTTGATGCGTTAACGGTTACGGCGGTAATCATCGCTGTTGCCTTTGGTTTTTATAATGTATACCACCGTTATGCCTCGGGAAAAGATAGTACCTGCGAACATGATCTCACTGATGATAATTCATGCCAATTGGCAAAACGGGATGACCTGGTTCAGTTTCGGGCTTTCTTGCGTAACTTGATGATGCATGGGGCTGTGGGTACCGCTCTGGGTGGTGTCTGTACCCTGGTTGGCGAACCCCAGAACCTGCTTATCGGCCACATTATGGGCTGGCACTTTGTTGAGTTTTTCCTAGAAGTTGCACCGGTCTCCATCCCCGTCCTTATCATCGGGCTTGGGACTTGTTATGGCCTGGAAAGAACACACTGGTTCGGCTATGGTGTTGAAATGCCCGGCAACATCCGTTCCCACCTGCTTGAAACCGCAGTTAAAATGGAAGAAAAACGGGGAACCAAAGGCAAGGCCAGACTTATTATGCAGGCCATTGGTGGTATCTGGCTGATTCTTGCGCTGGCCTTCCATCTTGCCGCTGTGGGTCTGATCGGATTATCCGTTATCATATTCCTGACCTCTTTTAACGGGATTACCGACGAACATCAATTTGGCGATGCGTTTACAGAAGCCCTGCCGTTTACTGCCCTACTGGTTGTCTTTTTCTCCATTGTTGCCGTTATTCACGAACAACACCTTTTCCACCCCATCATGCATTTTGTTCTCAGTCTTCATGGTCATCTGCAGCTTGGCGCATACTATATAGCGAACGGTCTATTATCCGCGATTTCCGACAACGTCTTTGTTGCCACCGTATATATTACGGAAACAAAGATGCATTTTGTCCAGGTGCTGGGACAGATACCCAATATTGGCATGACCGGACAGGAGCTGATGGCCAAACTTACCGATCCGGAACTTGTTCGGGCCGACGTATTAGCTTCGCTGCCGGGGGAAGCTGCCCTCAAAGCACGTGAAGTTATAAAGCATTTTGACCACCTGGCCGTCGCAATTAATACTGGAACCAACATTCCAAGCGTGGCAACGCCAAATGGTCAGGCTGCTTTCCTTTTCTTGCTGACTTCAGCGCTGGCACCAGTCATCAGACTGTCCTATGGCCGGATGGTTTGGCTTGCTCTGCCATACACCATAACCATGTCAATAACAGGCCTTGCTGCTTGTTACCTATTTTTATAA